One stretch of Micromonospora echinospora DNA includes these proteins:
- a CDS encoding TetR/AcrR family transcriptional regulator: MAVEQQARGTAGTARRRSRRDEILEIAVGLFAARGYHGVSMDDVGAAAGVTGPALYHHFAGKEAMLVAALVPVSEGLLAGGRERAAGHPDDPRGALESLIDFHVEFALANPAVIALHLHELDRMPDEPRRRIRRLQRMYVEEWVTVLTALHPGLPDGAARVLAHAAFGLMNSTPFLGGEVDRRRRAELLRGATLAALLAPTDPT, translated from the coding sequence GTGGCGGTGGAACAGCAGGCACGGGGGACGGCGGGCACGGCCCGGCGCCGGTCCCGGCGGGACGAGATCCTGGAGATCGCGGTCGGCCTCTTCGCGGCGCGCGGCTACCACGGCGTGTCGATGGACGACGTCGGCGCGGCGGCCGGGGTCACCGGGCCGGCGCTCTACCACCACTTCGCCGGCAAGGAGGCGATGCTCGTCGCCGCGCTGGTGCCGGTCAGCGAAGGGCTGCTCGCGGGCGGGCGGGAGCGGGCCGCCGGTCACCCGGACGACCCCCGTGGCGCGCTGGAGTCGCTGATCGACTTCCACGTCGAGTTCGCGCTGGCCAACCCGGCGGTGATCGCCCTGCACCTGCACGAGCTGGACCGCATGCCGGACGAGCCGCGCAGGCGGATCCGCCGGCTCCAGCGGATGTACGTCGAGGAGTGGGTGACGGTGCTGACGGCGCTGCACCCCGGCCTGCCAGACGGCGCGGCGCGGGTGCTCGCCCACGCGGCGTTCGGCCTGATGAACTCGACGCCGTTCCTCGGCGGCGAGGTCGATCGCCGGCGACGGGCCGAGCTGCTGCGCGGTGCGACGCTCGCGGCCCTGCTCGCGCCGACCGACCCGACCTGA
- a CDS encoding acetyl-CoA carboxylase biotin carboxylase subunit, translating into MIESLLVANRGEIARRIIRTGRRLGIRTIAVHSEADGALPFVTEADEAVCVGPANPAQSYRNADAILDAARSTGAQAIHPGYGFLSENADFARTVEGSGLIWVGPGADAITAMGDKINARNLMAAAGVPVAPGTTEPAADLDAAVAAAAEIGYPVMVKAAAGGGGMGMGVAADEAALRTEYDKVRAFAERMFGDGSVLIERYFPRVRHVEVQILGLADGRVVALGERECSVQRRNQKLVEESPSPAVSPELRERFLAAAVRAGEAVGYRNAGTVECLLVPRQRDLKDGSPLSDEFFFLEMNTRLQVEHPVTEYVYGVDLVEEQLRVAAGLAPTFDPDALTPRGHAIELRINAEDPKRFLPGPGAISTWNEPSGAGVRVDSGYVAGNTVTPFYDSLMAKLIVSGDTREEAVERARAAVAQFEIAGPKCNLPFFAELLENPEFLSGDYDTGIVSRMR; encoded by the coding sequence ATGATCGAATCGTTGTTGGTCGCGAATCGGGGGGAGATCGCGCGGCGGATCATCCGTACCGGCAGGCGGCTCGGGATCCGGACGATCGCTGTGCACTCGGAGGCCGACGGCGCGCTGCCGTTCGTGACCGAGGCCGATGAGGCGGTCTGCGTCGGCCCGGCGAACCCGGCGCAGAGCTACCGGAACGCCGACGCGATCCTCGACGCCGCCCGCAGCACCGGCGCGCAGGCGATCCACCCCGGCTACGGCTTCCTGTCGGAGAACGCGGACTTCGCCCGTACCGTCGAGGGGTCGGGCCTGATCTGGGTCGGACCCGGCGCGGACGCGATCACCGCGATGGGCGACAAGATCAACGCCCGGAACCTGATGGCGGCGGCCGGGGTGCCGGTCGCGCCCGGCACCACCGAGCCGGCGGCCGATCTGGACGCGGCGGTCGCGGCCGCCGCGGAGATCGGCTACCCGGTGATGGTCAAGGCCGCCGCGGGTGGCGGCGGCATGGGCATGGGCGTGGCCGCCGACGAGGCGGCGCTGCGCACCGAGTACGACAAGGTCCGCGCGTTCGCGGAGCGGATGTTCGGCGACGGCTCGGTGCTGATCGAGCGCTACTTCCCCCGGGTACGCCACGTCGAGGTGCAGATCCTCGGCCTGGCCGACGGCCGGGTGGTGGCGCTCGGCGAGCGGGAGTGCTCGGTGCAGCGGCGCAACCAGAAGCTGGTCGAGGAGTCGCCGTCCCCGGCGGTCTCGCCGGAGCTGCGCGAGCGCTTCCTGGCTGCGGCGGTACGGGCGGGCGAGGCGGTGGGCTACCGCAACGCGGGGACCGTCGAGTGCCTGCTGGTCCCGCGTCAGCGGGATCTCAAGGACGGCAGCCCTCTCTCCGATGAATTTTTCTTCCTGGAGATGAACACGCGGCTGCAGGTCGAGCACCCGGTCACCGAGTACGTCTACGGCGTCGACCTGGTCGAGGAGCAGCTGCGGGTGGCGGCCGGACTGGCGCCGACGTTCGACCCGGACGCGCTCACGCCGCGCGGCCACGCCATCGAGCTGCGGATCAACGCCGAGGACCCGAAGCGCTTCCTGCCCGGCCCCGGTGCGATCAGCACCTGGAACGAGCCGTCCGGCGCCGGGGTACGTGTGGACTCCGGCTACGTCGCCGGCAACACCGTCACGCCGTTCTACGACAGCCTGATGGCCAAGCTGATCGTCAGCGGGGACACCCGCGAGGAGGCGGTCGAGCGGGCGCGGGCGGCGGTCGCCCAGTTCGAGATCGCCGGCCCGAAGTGCAACCTGCCGTTCTTCGCCGAGCTGCTGGAGAACCCGGAGTTCCTCTCCGGCGACTACGACACCGGCATCGTCTCCCGGATGCGCTGA
- a CDS encoding hydroxymethylglutaryl-CoA lyase translates to MAELPDSVSIREVGPRDGLQNEEPIPTDAKVRLLDALSRTGVRRIEAVSFVHPRAIPQMADADEVWQRAEKADGVRYSALVPNTRGAQRALAAGFTEIEVVVSASDTHNRRNVNRSTDESLDDIAELIDLLHAAGAAAEVIVATSFGCPYEGDVDPRRVAAIVDRVARDGADRVAFGDTTGMGTPRRVRELVTAVRDRNAHLPVLLHFHNTRGTALANMLTAMELGVTEFDASVGGLGGCPYAPGASGNLATEEAVHMLHDMGIDTGIDLDALIEAAELAETLVGKKLPSGVLRAGPRTRLTPLPA, encoded by the coding sequence ATGGCGGAACTCCCAGACTCCGTGAGCATCCGTGAGGTCGGTCCCCGGGACGGGCTTCAGAACGAGGAGCCCATCCCCACCGACGCCAAGGTGCGGCTGCTCGACGCGCTGTCCCGCACCGGGGTGCGGCGCATCGAGGCCGTCTCCTTCGTGCACCCCAGGGCGATCCCGCAGATGGCCGACGCCGACGAGGTGTGGCAGCGGGCGGAGAAGGCCGACGGGGTGCGCTACTCCGCGCTGGTGCCGAACACCCGTGGCGCCCAGCGGGCGCTGGCGGCGGGCTTCACCGAGATCGAGGTGGTGGTCTCGGCCAGCGACACGCACAACCGCCGCAACGTCAACCGCTCCACCGACGAGTCGCTCGACGACATCGCCGAGCTGATCGACCTGCTGCACGCCGCGGGCGCCGCCGCCGAGGTGATCGTGGCGACCAGCTTCGGCTGCCCCTACGAGGGCGACGTGGACCCCCGCCGGGTCGCCGCGATCGTCGACCGCGTAGCCCGCGACGGCGCGGACCGCGTCGCCTTCGGCGACACCACGGGCATGGGTACGCCCCGGCGCGTCCGCGAGCTGGTGACCGCGGTGCGGGACCGTAACGCCCACCTGCCGGTGCTGCTGCACTTCCACAACACCCGGGGTACCGCCCTGGCGAACATGCTCACCGCGATGGAGCTGGGCGTCACCGAGTTCGACGCCAGCGTCGGCGGCCTCGGCGGCTGCCCGTACGCGCCGGGCGCCAGCGGCAACCTGGCCACCGAGGAGGCGGTGCACATGCTGCACGACATGGGCATCGACACCGGTATCGACCTGGACGCCCTGATCGAGGCCGCCGAGCTGGCCGAGACCCTGGTGGGCAAGAAGCTCCCCTCCGGAGTCCTCCGAGCCGGCCCTCGCACCCGCCTGACTCCCCTCCCGGCCTGA
- a CDS encoding acyl-CoA carboxylase subunit beta — MTLDGEALEQLRKRARAGGADKYHAANAAKGKLFARERVAYLVDEGSFVEDGLYANAMADGLPADGVVTGTATIDGRQVCLMANDSTVKAGSWGARTVEKIIRTIERAYATGVPMVYLVDSAGARITDQVDLFPGRRGAGKIFWNQVRASGSIPQVCALFGPSAAGGAYIPAFCDVVAMVDGNASMYLGSDRMVEMVTGEKTTLEAMGGAKVHCAESGVGHFLCKTENDALDVVRTYLSYLPSNWKQDPPAAEAVDAPEKADLAALVPASERQAFDMRRYVKGLLDEGSFFEIQALWAKELTVGFGRLNGEVVGVVGNNSMFKGGVLFVDSADKATRFVQLCDAFNVPLLFLSDVPGFMVGSAVEKQGIIRHGAKMITAISEATVPKICVVVRKAYGAGLYAMAGPGFEPDATIALPTAKIAVMGAEAAVNAVYANKIAAIEDEAERAAFVAAKREEYERDIDVVRLASELVVDAIVEPHELRAELVRRFAAARGKERHFSRRRHGVTPV; from the coding sequence GTGACGCTCGACGGTGAGGCACTGGAGCAGCTGCGCAAGCGCGCCCGCGCCGGTGGTGCGGACAAGTACCACGCGGCGAACGCCGCCAAGGGGAAGCTGTTCGCCCGTGAGCGGGTGGCGTACCTGGTCGACGAGGGCTCCTTCGTCGAGGACGGGCTCTACGCCAACGCGATGGCCGACGGGCTGCCCGCGGACGGCGTGGTCACCGGCACCGCGACCATCGACGGCCGCCAGGTCTGCCTGATGGCGAACGACTCCACTGTCAAGGCCGGCAGCTGGGGCGCGCGTACCGTCGAGAAGATCATCCGGACCATCGAGCGGGCGTACGCGACCGGCGTCCCGATGGTCTACCTGGTCGACTCGGCCGGCGCCCGGATCACCGACCAGGTCGACCTGTTCCCGGGGCGGCGCGGCGCCGGGAAGATCTTCTGGAACCAGGTCCGCGCCTCCGGCTCGATCCCGCAGGTCTGCGCGCTGTTCGGGCCGAGCGCGGCGGGCGGGGCCTACATCCCGGCGTTCTGCGACGTGGTCGCCATGGTGGACGGCAACGCCAGCATGTACCTCGGCTCGGACCGCATGGTCGAAATGGTCACCGGCGAGAAGACCACGCTGGAGGCGATGGGCGGCGCGAAGGTGCACTGCGCCGAGTCCGGCGTCGGTCACTTCCTCTGCAAGACCGAGAACGACGCGCTGGACGTGGTGCGGACCTACCTGTCCTACCTGCCGTCGAACTGGAAGCAGGACCCGCCGGCCGCCGAAGCAGTGGACGCGCCGGAGAAGGCCGACCTGGCCGCGCTGGTCCCGGCCAGCGAGCGGCAGGCGTTCGACATGCGCCGGTACGTGAAGGGTCTGCTCGACGAGGGCAGCTTCTTCGAGATCCAGGCGCTCTGGGCCAAGGAGCTGACCGTCGGGTTCGGCCGGCTCAACGGCGAGGTCGTCGGCGTGGTCGGCAACAACTCGATGTTCAAGGGCGGCGTGCTCTTCGTCGACTCGGCCGACAAGGCGACCCGGTTCGTGCAGCTCTGCGACGCGTTCAACGTGCCGCTGCTGTTCCTCAGCGACGTGCCCGGCTTCATGGTCGGCAGCGCTGTGGAGAAGCAGGGCATCATCCGGCACGGCGCCAAGATGATCACGGCGATCTCCGAGGCGACAGTACCCAAGATCTGTGTGGTGGTCCGCAAGGCGTACGGCGCGGGTCTGTACGCGATGGCCGGCCCCGGCTTCGAGCCCGACGCCACCATCGCGCTGCCCACCGCGAAGATCGCGGTGATGGGCGCGGAGGCCGCCGTCAACGCGGTCTACGCCAACAAGATCGCCGCGATCGAGGACGAGGCCGAACGGGCCGCGTTCGTGGCCGCGAAGCGCGAGGAGTACGAGCGCGACATCGACGTGGTCCGCCTCGCCAGCGAGCTGGTGGTGGACGCGATCGTCGAGCCGCACGAGCTGCGCGCCGAGCTGGTACGCCGGTTCGCCGCCGCGCGCGGCAAGGAGCGGCACTTCTCCCGGCGCCGCCACGGCGTCACCCCGGTCTGA
- a CDS encoding acyl-CoA dehydrogenase family protein, producing the protein MDFRLSDEQEALRSSVREFAREVVAPTIAEHYEQHTFPYEIVRQMGKMGLFGLPFAEERGGMGGDYFALCLALEELARVDSSVAITLEAAVSLGAMPIYRFGTEEQKAQWLPRLLSGEALAGFGLTEPGTGSDAGGTRTRAVLDGDEWVINGSKAFITNSGTDITALVTVTAVTGTRPDGGKELSTIIVPSGTPGFTVAPGYSKVGWTASDTHELTFDDCRVPAANLLGERGRGFAQFLNILDEGRIAIAALAVGLAQGCVDESIKYAKERQAFGQPIGNYQAIQFKIADMEMKAHTARLAYYDAAARMLAGEPFKRQAAIAKLHASTVAVDNAREATQIHGGYGFMNEYPVARFWRDSKILEIGEGTSEVQRMIIARDLGM; encoded by the coding sequence ATGGACTTCCGGCTCAGCGACGAACAGGAGGCGCTGCGCTCAAGCGTGCGGGAGTTCGCCCGCGAGGTGGTCGCGCCCACCATCGCCGAGCACTACGAGCAGCACACCTTCCCGTACGAGATCGTCCGTCAGATGGGCAAGATGGGCCTGTTCGGGCTGCCCTTCGCGGAGGAGCGCGGCGGCATGGGCGGCGACTACTTCGCGCTCTGCCTGGCCCTGGAGGAGCTGGCCCGGGTCGACTCCAGCGTGGCCATCACGCTGGAGGCGGCGGTGTCGCTCGGCGCGATGCCGATTTACCGGTTCGGCACCGAGGAGCAGAAGGCGCAGTGGCTGCCGAGGCTGCTCAGCGGTGAGGCGCTGGCCGGGTTCGGGCTCACCGAGCCGGGCACCGGCTCGGACGCGGGCGGCACCCGGACGCGCGCGGTGCTGGACGGCGACGAGTGGGTGATCAACGGCTCGAAGGCGTTCATCACCAACTCCGGCACCGACATCACCGCGCTGGTCACCGTCACCGCCGTCACCGGTACGCGGCCGGACGGCGGCAAGGAGCTGTCCACGATCATCGTGCCGTCCGGTACGCCCGGCTTCACAGTCGCGCCCGGCTACTCGAAGGTCGGCTGGACCGCGTCGGACACGCACGAGCTGACGTTCGACGACTGCCGGGTGCCGGCGGCCAACCTGCTCGGCGAGCGAGGCCGTGGCTTCGCGCAGTTCCTGAACATCCTGGACGAGGGCCGGATCGCCATCGCGGCGCTCGCCGTCGGCCTTGCCCAGGGCTGCGTGGACGAGTCGATCAAGTACGCGAAGGAGCGCCAGGCGTTCGGCCAGCCGATCGGCAACTACCAGGCCATCCAGTTCAAGATCGCGGACATGGAGATGAAGGCGCACACCGCCCGGCTGGCCTACTACGACGCGGCCGCGCGGATGCTCGCCGGTGAGCCGTTCAAGCGCCAGGCGGCGATCGCCAAGCTGCACGCGAGCACCGTGGCGGTGGACAACGCCCGCGAGGCGACGCAGATCCACGGCGGGTACGGCTTCATGAACGAGTACCCGGTGGCCCGCTTCTGGCGGGACTCGAAGATCCTGGAGATCGGCGAGGGCACCAGCGAGGTGCAACGCATGATCATCGCCCGCGACCTCGGTATGTGA
- a CDS encoding ATP-binding protein yields MTPDHDGARGPGGRTGLSDLLRGHRLAAGLTQAELAGRAGVGVRTVRDLERGRATRPQRTTVDLLADALGLAGDDRREFVATARPTPVRPGPRLADTDTDAGPLVALPQPVPLLGRDRDVAEVAGLLDAYPVVSLVGLAGVGKTALAIAVAHAVAARHPGGVTGVLVGEGSDVADVLAASASVFGVNRLADLACRLDGRPALLLVDAVDRAPEPVAGALRALTAAVPDLRVLVTGRRPVGLPGELVRPVAPLDVPPADAAPADRSDLDRWPAAALFAARLAQARRELPTAAELPALAALVRRLGGLPLAIELMAARGRILDVTELLDRYGDRVLDLTGAHPGWEPADRSAGTVTLREAVASSYRLLAPADRAALRRLSAFRNRWSVELAEDLLAGGGRRWDAAPMLDRLRELGLLSVRGAGPFRFRLLDAVRDFAAEQADVEGETAGIRLRHASVIAGLVHRTAPGLVGAQLSGVARLLDEATGDITAALAYAAEHAPETALLLAASLPRWWRLRGRDVSGRRWLRWLLADPRTAGTRSTLRAWAMLGAARLAVEHGAGAEELPAARAALVIFAEAGDVIGELSARSVLCALLRGLGAHDEAREQAEAALATATRHGRIREMAVAQAHLTWHDVRAARLADARRRLATVDRLAAQCGDRRLRLLARADQAELTRLEGRYAEAVEQGRRVATALAELGDPGRRRRTVGKVALALAGQGRGDEALAAAAELWPSGAVPGQRRPPVVESLNPPGVVADARAEDALRGLIEGHVALHRGDRELAVEWFAAAADAAEGGAGRRDLVEALVGLAVSTGDPAVLDRLDDARRVTGVSLLPREEELLFSLAAWRQKAR; encoded by the coding sequence ATGACTCCGGATCATGACGGTGCGCGGGGCCCAGGTGGTCGCACCGGTCTGTCCGATCTGTTGCGCGGGCACCGGCTCGCCGCCGGCCTGACCCAGGCCGAGCTGGCGGGCCGGGCCGGCGTGGGCGTGCGGACGGTCCGTGATCTGGAGCGGGGTCGGGCCACCCGCCCTCAGCGCACCACAGTGGACCTGCTGGCCGACGCGCTCGGCCTGGCCGGTGACGACCGACGGGAGTTCGTCGCCACCGCCCGGCCCACGCCGGTCCGGCCCGGACCGCGCCTCGCCGACACAGACACCGACGCCGGACCGCTGGTCGCGTTGCCCCAGCCCGTGCCGCTGCTGGGCCGCGACCGGGACGTGGCCGAGGTGGCCGGCCTGCTCGACGCGTACCCGGTGGTGAGCCTGGTCGGGCTCGCCGGCGTCGGCAAGACCGCGCTCGCCATCGCTGTCGCGCACGCGGTGGCGGCCCGGCACCCGGGCGGGGTGACCGGGGTGCTGGTCGGGGAGGGCTCGGACGTCGCCGACGTGCTCGCCGCGTCGGCGTCGGTGTTCGGCGTGAACCGGCTGGCCGACCTCGCCTGCCGGCTCGACGGACGGCCGGCGTTGCTGCTCGTCGACGCGGTCGACCGGGCGCCCGAGCCGGTGGCCGGGGCGCTTCGCGCCCTGACCGCGGCCGTGCCGGACCTGCGGGTGCTGGTGACCGGCCGCCGCCCGGTCGGGCTGCCCGGCGAGCTGGTCCGCCCGGTCGCGCCGCTCGACGTGCCACCCGCGGACGCCGCGCCCGCCGACCGCTCCGACCTGGATCGCTGGCCGGCGGCGGCACTGTTCGCCGCCCGCCTCGCCCAGGCCCGCCGCGAACTGCCCACGGCGGCCGAGCTGCCGGCGCTCGCCGCGCTGGTACGCCGCCTCGGCGGGCTGCCGCTGGCGATCGAGCTGATGGCGGCGCGGGGACGCATCCTCGACGTCACCGAACTGCTCGACCGCTACGGCGACCGTGTCCTGGACCTGACCGGCGCGCATCCCGGCTGGGAGCCCGCCGACCGGTCGGCCGGCACGGTGACGCTGCGCGAGGCGGTGGCGAGCAGCTACCGCCTGCTCGCGCCGGCCGACCGGGCCGCGCTGCGACGGCTCTCCGCGTTCCGCAACCGCTGGTCGGTCGAGCTGGCCGAGGACCTGCTCGCCGGTGGCGGCAGGCGGTGGGACGCGGCACCGATGCTGGACCGGCTGCGCGAGCTGGGCCTGCTCAGTGTCCGTGGCGCCGGCCCGTTCCGGTTCCGGCTGCTGGACGCGGTCCGGGACTTCGCGGCCGAGCAGGCTGACGTCGAGGGCGAGACCGCCGGGATCCGGCTCCGGCACGCCTCGGTGATCGCCGGGCTCGTCCACCGCACCGCACCCGGGCTGGTGGGCGCACAGTTGTCCGGCGTGGCACGCCTGCTCGACGAGGCGACCGGCGACATCACCGCCGCCCTCGCGTACGCCGCCGAGCACGCGCCGGAGACTGCGCTGCTGCTGGCCGCCTCGCTGCCCCGCTGGTGGCGGCTGCGCGGGCGGGACGTCTCCGGTCGCCGCTGGCTGCGGTGGCTGCTGGCCGATCCGCGAACCGCCGGCACCCGGTCCACGCTGCGGGCCTGGGCGATGCTCGGCGCGGCCCGGCTGGCCGTCGAGCACGGCGCGGGCGCGGAGGAGTTGCCGGCCGCCCGGGCCGCGCTCGTCATCTTCGCCGAGGCGGGCGACGTGATCGGGGAACTGTCGGCCCGGTCCGTGCTCTGCGCGCTGCTGCGCGGGCTCGGCGCGCACGACGAGGCCCGCGAGCAGGCCGAGGCCGCGCTGGCGACGGCCACCCGGCACGGCCGGATACGCGAGATGGCCGTCGCTCAGGCGCACCTCACCTGGCACGACGTACGCGCGGCGCGGCTGGCCGACGCCCGGCGGCGGCTGGCCACGGTGGACCGGCTGGCGGCGCAGTGCGGCGACCGGCGCCTGCGTCTGCTGGCGCGGGCCGACCAGGCCGAGCTGACCCGCCTGGAGGGCCGGTACGCGGAGGCGGTCGAGCAGGGGCGCCGGGTGGCGACAGCGCTCGCGGAGCTGGGCGATCCCGGTCGGCGGCGGCGGACGGTCGGCAAGGTCGCGCTGGCGCTCGCCGGCCAGGGCCGGGGCGACGAGGCGCTGGCAGCGGCCGCCGAGCTGTGGCCCTCGGGTGCGGTGCCGGGTCAGCGCCGGCCGCCTGTCGTGGAGAGCCTGAATCCGCCCGGCGTGGTCGCGGACGCCCGCGCCGAGGACGCGCTGCGCGGGCTGATCGAGGGCCATGTGGCGCTGCACCGGGGGGATCGGGAACTGGCGGTGGAATGGTTCGCCGCGGCGGCCGACGCGGCCGAGGGCGGCGCGGGGCGGCGCGACCTGGTCGAGGCGCTTGTGGGGCTGGCGGTCAGCACCGGGGATCCGGCAGTGCTGGACCGCTTGGACGACGCGCGGCGGGTCACCGGGGTCAGCCTGCTGCCGCGGGAGGAGGAACTGCTCTTCTCCCTGGCGGCGTGGCGTCAGAAGGCGCGCTGA
- a CDS encoding MarR family winged helix-turn-helix transcriptional regulator gives MDQNVFDDPRITAVGLLVEAHAGLSARFAAQFDEHGLSPVEFEVLTRLARSPNNQLRMTDLAAQTSLSTSGVTRVVDRMERDGLIRRRACPSDRRSSFAVVTAAGLSRLDAILPGHLRIIEQWFTGQLDPDQLDGLLDGLRRVRDAVHPGATAGSTEPAEDAA, from the coding sequence GTGGACCAGAACGTGTTCGACGATCCCCGGATCACCGCCGTCGGCCTCCTCGTCGAGGCGCACGCCGGGCTCTCCGCCCGGTTCGCCGCCCAGTTCGACGAGCACGGCCTCTCCCCGGTCGAGTTCGAGGTGCTCACCCGACTCGCCCGCTCACCCAACAACCAGCTGCGGATGACCGACCTGGCGGCGCAGACCTCGCTCTCCACCAGCGGCGTGACCCGCGTGGTGGACCGGATGGAGCGGGACGGGCTGATCCGTCGGCGCGCCTGCCCGTCCGACCGCCGCAGCTCCTTCGCGGTGGTCACCGCCGCAGGCCTGAGCCGGCTGGACGCCATCCTCCCCGGCCACCTGCGGATCATCGAGCAGTGGTTCACCGGCCAGCTCGATCCGGACCAGCTCGACGGGCTGCTGGACGGGCTACGCCGGGTCCGGGACGCGGTCCACCCGGGCGCCACGGCCGGCAGCACCGAACCAGCCGAGGACGCCGCCTGA
- a CDS encoding YceI family protein — protein sequence MTSSTEATTRDWEGLTIPTPGTYLLDAAHKRVGFVARHMMVSKVRGEFADATATITVADDPMQSTVTASIQAASINTAQADRDAHLRSPEFLDVEQYPTLEFRSTGVKSREGSEFVLLGELTIKGVTRQVELEVEFEGVGRSPFGQDIFGFSASTEIDREDFGLTWNVALETGGVLVGRKIKIEIEGEGIRQG from the coding sequence ATGACCAGCAGCACCGAAGCGACTACCCGCGACTGGGAGGGTCTCACCATCCCCACCCCCGGCACCTATCTTCTCGACGCCGCGCACAAGCGTGTCGGATTCGTCGCCCGGCACATGATGGTCAGCAAGGTACGCGGTGAGTTCGCCGACGCAACCGCCACCATCACCGTCGCCGACGACCCGATGCAGTCCACGGTCACCGCCAGCATCCAGGCCGCCAGCATCAACACCGCCCAGGCGGACCGGGACGCGCACCTGCGCAGCCCGGAGTTCCTCGACGTCGAGCAGTACCCGACGCTGGAGTTCCGCAGCACCGGCGTGAAGTCCCGCGAGGGCAGCGAGTTCGTCCTCCTGGGCGAGCTGACCATCAAGGGCGTGACCCGTCAGGTCGAGCTGGAGGTCGAGTTCGAGGGCGTCGGCCGCAGCCCCTTCGGGCAGGACATCTTCGGCTTCTCCGCCTCCACCGAGATCGACCGCGAGGACTTCGGCCTGACCTGGAACGTGGCGCTGGAGACCGGCGGCGTCCTGGTCGGCCGCAAGATCAAGATCGAGATCGAGGGCGAGGGCATCCGCCAGGGCTGA
- a CDS encoding glutamate--cysteine ligase — translation MGRDVDQGAFSREDRVRYRQKVRRCLDVFALMLDDFGFDADRPMTGLEIELNLIDAAAEPAMRNDQILADIADPLFQTELGQFNLELNASPRLIEGSGFADYEQDLRSSLSRADERAAKSDATIMMVGILPTLTERHLVADNLSTNERYRVLNDQIVGARGEDIELDINGVERLRTHTDSIAPEAACTSLQFHLQVAPDSFADYWNASQAIAGVQVAVGANSPFLYGRQLWAETRIALFQQATDTRPDELKAQGVRPRVWFGERWITSIFDLFEENVRYFPPLLPICEDEDPVEVLHAGGVPQLGELRLHNGTVYRWNRPVYDIMNDRPHLRVENRVLPAGPTVVDMLANAAFYFGLARGLAESDRPIWSQLTFSSAEENFHAAARRGIEAVLHWPRLGDVPVTKLVLETLLPVAEQGLDRFGVAPAERDRLLGVIEGRCRTGRNGAVWQTETVWAAERRQGMDREAALHHMVKRYAELQRSNEPVHTWPVD, via the coding sequence ATGGGCAGAGACGTCGACCAGGGCGCCTTCTCCCGCGAGGATCGGGTCCGCTACCGGCAGAAGGTCCGGCGCTGCCTGGACGTCTTCGCACTGATGCTCGACGACTTCGGCTTCGACGCCGACCGGCCGATGACCGGGCTGGAGATCGAGCTGAACCTGATCGACGCCGCCGCGGAACCGGCCATGCGCAACGACCAGATCCTGGCCGACATCGCCGACCCGCTGTTCCAGACCGAGCTGGGGCAGTTCAACCTCGAACTGAACGCCTCGCCCCGACTGATCGAGGGCAGCGGCTTCGCCGACTACGAGCAGGACCTGCGCAGCAGCCTCAGCCGCGCCGACGAGCGGGCCGCCAAGTCCGACGCGACGATCATGATGGTCGGCATCCTGCCCACGCTCACCGAACGCCACCTGGTCGCGGACAACCTCTCCACGAACGAGCGGTACCGCGTTCTCAACGACCAGATCGTCGGCGCCCGGGGCGAGGACATCGAGCTGGACATCAACGGCGTCGAGCGGCTGCGTACGCATACCGACTCGATCGCGCCGGAGGCCGCCTGCACCAGCCTCCAGTTCCACCTCCAGGTCGCGCCGGACAGCTTCGCCGACTACTGGAACGCCTCCCAGGCGATCGCCGGCGTTCAGGTCGCCGTGGGGGCGAACTCGCCGTTCCTCTACGGCCGACAGCTCTGGGCGGAGACCCGGATCGCGCTGTTCCAACAGGCCACCGACACCCGTCCCGACGAGCTGAAGGCCCAGGGCGTACGCCCCCGGGTGTGGTTCGGGGAACGCTGGATCACCTCGATCTTCGACCTGTTCGAGGAGAACGTCCGCTATTTCCCGCCGCTGCTGCCGATCTGCGAGGACGAGGACCCGGTCGAGGTGCTGCACGCCGGGGGCGTACCCCAGCTCGGCGAGCTGCGGCTGCACAACGGCACCGTCTACCGCTGGAACCGGCCGGTCTACGACATCATGAACGACCGTCCGCACCTGCGGGTGGAGAACCGGGTGCTGCCCGCCGGCCCGACAGTGGTGGACATGCTCGCCAACGCGGCGTTCTACTTCGGGCTGGCCCGCGGCCTCGCCGAGTCGGACCGTCCCATCTGGAGCCAGTTGACGTTCAGCTCGGCGGAGGAGAACTTCCACGCCGCCGCCCGGCGCGGCATCGAGGCGGTCCTGCACTGGCCGCGCCTCGGCGACGTGCCGGTGACCAAGCTTGTCCTCGAGACGCTGCTCCCGGTGGCCGAGCAGGGGCTGGACCGGTTCGGCGTCGCCCCGGCCGAGCGCGATCGCCTGCTGGGCGTGATCGAGGGCCGCTGCCGTACCGGCCGCAACGGCGCGGTCTGGCAGACCGAGACGGTATGGGCCGCCGAGCGGCGCCAGGGCATGGACCGGGAGGCCGCCCTGCACCACATGGTCAAGCGGTACGCCGAACTCCAGCGCAGCAACGAGCCCGTACACACCTGGCCCGTCGACTAA